The DNA segment CAGCAGCTGGGCCACCGCCTTGCCTGTGTAGCCCAGGTAGAAGTTGTGCACGCCAAGCGCGCCGAGGAAGATGCCCAGCAGTCCTGCTGCCAGCTTGGATTTCGGCTGCGGGTAATATGCAGGCTGCTGCGGTTGCGGCTGATAGCCCGGCATCTGCCGGTATGCCTGCTGGTCATAGCCGAATTGACCGTACTGCTGGGAATAGCCCGGCTGAGGCTGACCGTATTGTGCTTGGCCATATTGAGGCCGGGACTGACCGTACTGCGGCTGACCGTATTGGGGCTGGGATTGGCCGTATTGGGGCTGTTCATATTGAGTCTGCCCATACTGCGGCTGGGGAGCCTGTCCATACGGCTGCTCCTGCCGCGGGTCATACGACTGATACTGCATGTACTGCTGTGATGATGGGATCTGGCCGCTCTGAGGATTCCCTGCTTCCTGAGATTGCCGGGGCTCCTCGGCGTTCCCCCCATCATACGGAATCTGACTGTTCGGATCGTTGAAATCGTTCATGACCTGAATATAGCATCCGGCATCTTTCTATAAGCGAATCGTGCGCACCGTTCATGCCATAGCGGTTCGCAATGGCGCCGCACAATATAAAAGCCTGTGGCGCAACACACCATATCGTGCGTTGCGCCACAGGCTCATGCCACTAACGATGGCTCACATGCGGGCGAGAATGTCGCGACCCACTTCGTCGGTGGAGCGTGTGGTGGAACCGAGCTCTTCGATGTCGGCCTCCACAGCGGCATGGATCCTCTTGGCGGCATCGTCGAAGCCGAGATGCTCAAGCAGCATGGCGGCGGACAGAATGGCCGCGGTCGGGTTGGCCTTGTTCTGGCCGGCGATGTCCGGTGCGGAACCATGGATCGGTTCGAACATGGACGGATACTCGTTGGACGCGTTGATGCAGCCGGATGCCGAGTAGCCGACGCCGCCAACCACGGCACCGGCCTCGTCGGTGATGATGTCGCCGAACAGATTGTCGGTCAGGATCACGTCGAAGCGGGACGGGTTGGACACCATGAAGATGGTGGTCGCGTCGATGTGCAGATAATCGTGGGAAACCTCCGGGTATTCCTCGGCCACCTTGTCCACGATGCGCTGCCACATGTCGCCGGCGTTGACCAGCACGTTCTTCTTATGCACCAGGGTCACGTGCTTCCTGCGCTTCATGGCCAGCTGGAAGGCATAGCGCACCACGCGTTCCACGCCGTAGGCGGTGTTGATGGAAACCTCGGTGGCCACCTCGTTCGGAGTGCCGCGGCGGACGGCTCCGCCGGCACCGCAATACAGGCCTTCGGTGCCTTCACGCACCACTACGAAGTCGATATCGCCCGGGTTGGCGAGCGGAGAGGTGACGCCCTTGTACAGCTTGGACGGGCGCAGATTCACATACTGGTCCAGGTCGAAACGAAGCTTGAGCAGCAGGCCGCGTTCCAGAATGCCGGCCTTGATACGCGGATCGCCGACGGCACCCAGCAGAATGGCATCCGTCTTCTTGATGCGTTCCTCTTCGCCCTCGGGCAGGATCGCACCATCGCGCAGGTAGCGCTCGGCACCGAGATCGAACTTCTCATATTCGAACTCGGCCACGCCTTCAGCGGCCTTCTCCAAGGCCTTCTGAGCCCATGGAGTAACTTCCTTGCCAATGCCATCGCCGGGAATGACGGCGATCTTGTACTTCTTTGCTGTTTCGCTCATGCCTTAGAACGTTACACACGCCGTTGGCACCGCTCACGAAGCAGTTCACTGCGTGGACATGCCGCCTAATGCATGATCCCCATCACGCTCAGGCACCATGCATTCTCGTAGGCGAGCTCCTGCCATTGCTTGTAGCGCCCGGAGATACCGCCATGACCTGCTTCGACCTCGATCTTGGCGATGGCGTCGATACCGGCCGACTGCAGCCGCGCCAGCCATTTGAGCGGTTCCACATACAGCACACGGGTGTCGTTCATCGATGTGGTGATGAAAATCCTCGGGAAATGCGCAGTTCGCGGATCGTCGGCGCTACTCGGCGCATTCTCATACGGCGTATACGACTTCATGTACCGATACACCTCGGCATCATGCAACGGATCGCCCCACTCGTCCCATTCGGTGACGGTGAGCGGCAGCGACGGGTCGAGAATCGACGTCAGCGCATCCACAAACGGCACATCCGCTTCGATGCCGGCAAAGCATTCCGGCGCAAGATTCGCCACGGCCCCCATCAGCAGACCGCCTGCGGAACCGCCGTCGGCCACGGTACGCGCCGGATTCGCCAACCCGGCGTTCTGCAAGGCACGCGCGGCATCGACGAAATCCTCGAAGGTGTGCTTCTTGTTCAGCCTTCTGCCCTGCTCATACCAGGCACGCCCCATTTCGCCGCCGCCTCGGATATGCGGCACCGCGTACAAAACGCCACGGTCGAGCATGCTGATGCGCGCCACCGAGAATCCTGGATCGGAACTGATCTCGTACGCGCCATACCCGGTGATGAACATGGCCGAATCGCAGGTCGGCACATCCCTGCGCCACACCAGCGACACGGGGATCCGTTCACCGTCGCGTGCGGTGATCCACACCCGCCGTTCCATGTAATCGCGCGGATCGAAGTCACCCAGGACGGTGGCACGTTTCAACAGGCGATCCTCGCCCGTGGCCGGGTCGATGTCATGCAACTCCCCCGGCCTGGTATAGCTGGAGAACGAGTAACGCATGCGTGGCGCATCATATGAAGGATTCCCACCCGCACCGATGGAATACAAACGCCGCGTCTCGCCCGGCATCGCGTCGGCGGTCGCCCCATCCGACGATGTCATCGCCCTACGGGACGCACCATGCACGGCATGCCCATCACCCTGGGCACGCTGGAAATCGTCGATCACACCGGCGGCGGCACGAACCGCATGAGGTCCGGCGGTATCGTCCTCCATACCAGCCACGGCCTGCCAGACGGCGGCACGCTCCTCATTTACCTCGTCCACGGATTCGTCCACGTCCCAGTCGCCTTCGAGCGCAGGCGGCACCAGCTCGGTGAACCGCCATGGGCGCCGGGCAAGAAAATCCTCGGCAGCGGCCTGTTTGGTCATCACCGCAAGATGCGTCAGACTTTCGGCCCGGTACGACATCGTCACGAAATTACGGTGGATGGCGATCCCCTCGATGCCCAGGCCGTGCGCCCCCTGCATGATCGCCGGGTTCCCCGGCTTGGTGTAGGGAGCCCCAATGGGCTTTGCCGAAGCCCCTGGTTCCACGTCGTCGCCCCGCTCGCACCCATAGGGGGATCCAGATGCCACGCACACGCCTTCGCCCAAGCGGTATGGCGGCTCATGCTTACGCATATCGATCACATCGATCTCGAAATTCGGGTTCAGCGCATTGTGGTACACCACGGCGATCGGAATATCGGAACCATGCTCCCCCGCCCCTTCGAAACAGGCGAAGCTTACGTCGTATTCCACACCGTCTTCGCGGGGGATGAACGCCTTGAACTCGCCTTCCGGAGTGTCGACCGGGAGCATCAGCACCTCCGTGGTCGTCTTCGACCCGGTGCCGATAACGATGCTGCGTTCATCGAACGACATGCCGACGCCGGCCCAGAATCGCTCGTCATGTTCGCGGAACACCTCAACGTCCTCGTCTATCGACGTTCCCACACGATGCCGGAACACCGCACATGGGCGCCACGCATCATCGAGCACGGTATAGAACACCCACTGCGCGTCCGGCGTGAAGCATGCTCCGGAAATACCCGTAAACATTTCGGGCAATTCCTCACCGGTTTCCAGATTGCGAATGCGGTAATCGTAGCGTTCGTCGCCTTCGACATCCACGCCGTACAGCATCCACCGGCCGTCTTTGCTGATATCCATGCCGCCGATACGGAAGAAGTCATGCCCTTCGGATTCGGCGTTGGCGTCGAACACGATCTGTTCGCCGGGCATGCTCCCCGGCTCCCCCACGGCATCGACCTGCGGAGGGTCCCAATCGTCCGGCCCGGCAATCGGCATACGGCATTGCACCGCATACTGCTTGCCTTGCTGCGTCCTGGTGAAATACCAATAGCCGTCCATGCGCGTCGGCACCGACATATCGGTTTCCTGCACATGGGATTTCAGCTCGTCGAACAATGTGTTGCGCAACGACGCCAACGGCTTGTTGCGGTTCTCGCACAGACGGTTCTGCGCCGCAACATACTCCTGCACTTCCGTCGACTGTTTGTCGCGCATCCACTCATAGGGGTCGACGAATGTGTCGCCGTGATGCTCCCGTTCGAACGGCACTTGCTTTGCTACCGGTACGTCTCTGTTCCCACTTTCGGTCATAGCCGTCCATTGTAGCGTTCCCCCCGATGCAGGCGCACCGGTTCCCGTTCCTCGGCAGCGCTTTGATGCGCACGGGGCCAAGCCGACGCGGGGTATGCCGGCACCCCGGCACACCCCGTATACCCAACCTTGCGGCAGGCTACAAATCCAGCTGCGTGGCCAGATACGGCAGCATGGTTTTCATAAGATTCACCCCGGTGGTGCCGACGAACACCGGCACATCGGTAACTGGCATGGGCTGTGTCGCCGTCAATCCGGTGCTCATGCCGAATGGCGAATTCTCCCGCGGGGTAAGCTGTCTGATCGCAATGGCAAGCACACGCCCCGGGTATCTTCTGGCGATGGTGGCGTATGTGGTCGGGTCGCGTTGCCCGTCATCGCCGACCAGGATGAATTTCATATCCGGAAAATCGGACATGAGCTGTTCGGCGAACTCGAGTTTGTGCTGGGGTCCGGAGGGGACGAAGCTTTTGGGCCTGGGATCGAGATCGCGCAACAGCAGCGGGCCTTCGGGGAATCCATGGTTGGCGATGAAATGGCGAATCGAACCTTCCACGTTCCAGGGGGAAGTGGACAGGTAGAAGAACGGTGCGTCCGGGAACAGATCCGCGATTTTGTTGAACAACACGCTCATGCCGGGCACGGAACTGCGTTTGAAGGGGTCGAGGAACAGCAGATTCCATGCCGCCTTCCACGGTACCGGGGCCTGTGTGATCATCACGGTATCGTCCACATCGCTGATCACACCGACTTTCGCCGATGAGGGAATCGTATACAGATGGGATGTGACCGGTTTGCGGCCGTTCACACGGTAGGAGACCTTGTGGATGCCGGGCTCGAGATGATGGTCTGCCAGCAGATCCAGGTACCCGGAACGGTCCGAAATCGCGTATTCGCTGTCGATGTCGGGGCTGTTGCCAGGCCTGTCGTAGGTTTCTCTGTCACCTACCTGCACTGTTTCCAACGGGGTTTCGTCTATGCGGATCCTCACCTGAACATGCGATGCCGGAATCGTCAGCATACCGCGGATGCCACGGGTGGCACGCCCGTATTCGCTGCGCTCCGGCGCATACACGGTGCGGCAGATCAATCTGGAGTATTCCTCGGTGCCATACCCTACGTAGGGGTTGACTCGGGGGAACCAGTCAAGCTTCTTCGCTACTGCGGTAGCGGCATGTGCCCAAAGGCCGAATGCGCCGGTAATGCCGCGACGTGCGGCTCTTACCAATGGCGGCTTCAGCTCGATGCGTTCACGGGAGGAAGCGGCGTCGAAGGTCGTAACGGCATGCCGTGCCGGAATCGGCACCGTGGGCATGTCATCGATCTGCGAATCCGTCGTTCCATCTGGCATGCTCATCGAACGGCCTTCAGGTATTCCGCGGCGCTCAGCAGGTCGGGTTCATCGTCGTCAAGCTCGACCTTCAGCAGCCAGCCTTCGCCATACGGGTCGCCGTTGACGACGCTGGGGTCGTCGCTCACCGCCTGGTTCACGTAGCGGATGGTGCCTGATACCGGGGCGATCAGCGGCTCTACCGCCTTGGACGATTCAAGCTCGAAGACTTCGTCGCCGGCCTCGATCTGCGTTCCCGGCTCAGGCAGATCGACATACACCAGTTCGCCGAGTTGTTCCGCCGCGTATTCGGTGATGCCGATCACGGCAAGATCGCCGGAGGTGTCGACCCACACATGATCCTGCGTGTATTCCAGATGATCGGGAACATCGAGGTTCAACGGCTGCATATCCTGTGCTTCGCTCATGACTCACACCCTAACAGAAGAAATCGAATTCATTGCGAGGTATCGCGCTTGCGCCGTCAGCGAACCGCGCCGGATGGCTGCGAGCCGACCACCTGTACGATGGTGCCCTGCGGGCAATGGTCGTAGATCCACTTGGAATCGGCCTCATACATGTTCACGCAGCCGTGCGAGCCGTAGTTCACCGGGTCGCCGTGGGCGATGCCATAGTTGTTCCAGCTGGCGGTGTGGAATCCTTCGCCGCCGTTGAAGTAGCTGACCCACTTCACGCCCGGAGAGAAATACGTAGTATGGTCATCATTAAGTCCCCTCATATCCTGCACGTCGTACCGCAGGTAGATGGTGAACGTGCCGGAATCGGTTTCGTGCTTGTTCGAACCGGTGCACACGGGGAAGGTCTTCACGGCCTGACTGTTCTGGTACACGGTGGCGGTCTGGCTGGATTTGTCCACCACGATGCGCCATTCGCTCTTCTTCTGCTTGATGTCGAACTTCTTGACATCCGATTCCACCTGCAATGTGGCGCCATTGCCGGCATTCAACGCGGAAACCACCTGGGCTGCGGTATTGTCGGTGTTCTTGACGGTCAGGCCGTTCACGCCCTTGACCGCGGCTTCAAGAATGACCTTGTTGTTGTCGTCGACGATGTCTTCCTGCGGGACGAGTTCCTGATTGAGCTGCTGCGGAAGCACGGCGGCAAGATATGTTTTGATGGCGACGGCGTCGTAGTCGAGCGTGATCTGGCCCTTCGACGGGTCGCCGTTGGCCTTGATCCACTTCGCCACTTCGTCGACGGGCAGCTCGAACTGCTTGGCGTCGCCGTTGGTCAGCACGATCTTGTTGGTCAGACGCTGATTCGCTTCATCGGCGGTTTTCTGCGCCTCTTCCGTGGTGATCGGCATGTCGATCTGCTTGTTGGTGATCTCCACCGTGGCGGAATTGCCAGGATTCTTGATGGCCTGTTCCACAGCCGCGTCGACCGGTTGGATATCCGGCGTATCGCCATCCCTGCCTTCGGTGACGACGAACGCCTGCGCATTGGCGTCGTAGGAGATGGAAGACGCCACGGCGCGCTCGTCGTCGCTGATCAGCTTGTCCGACAGGAATCGGCTCATCTCATAGGTGTTCACCTTCGCGGCAAGTTTGACGCTTTCATGCGAGAACGGGTTGACGCGGGCGATATCCTGCAGGAGGTTCTCGGATTTCTTCGCCGCCAGCAGATCGTCCACCGTCTTCTTGACGTCCACGCTTACGCCGAGATCCTTCAACGTCGCGGATATCTGCCTGTCGTTGTCGCCCTTGACCACGATGGAGGAATCCTTCACGGCCTTATTCACCGTAGCGGTAAGGTCTCCGCGGGTCTGACCCGTCACCTTGACGGAGCCGAAGCTCACACCCGGAGCGACGCGATCGGCGTAATGCCAGCGCATGGTGAAGAACACGGCGATAAGCGCCACCAGAATGACCGCAATCGAAACCAGTACGATGATCGGCCCCTTATGGGATTTCTTGGCTTCGAGCGGCATGTTCCCTCCATCACCGCCGTCAGCGGTGAATCCTGCGAAGCCATCGCCACCTGCAGGAGGGAATGCCCCAAGCCCTTCAAGACCGCGAGCACCGTTTGCATCCACCGGATTAATGACCGTGGTATCAGCCAGATCCTGCAAATGCAGTTGCTCCGTGTTCTTTGACATCATCGTAATCCTTGCGT comes from the Bifidobacterium angulatum DSM 20098 = JCM 7096 genome and includes:
- a CDS encoding TM2 domain-containing protein, with the translated sequence MNDFNDPNSQIPYDGGNAEEPRQSQEAGNPQSGQIPSSQQYMQYQSYDPRQEQPYGQAPQPQYGQTQYEQPQYGQSQPQYGQPQYGQSRPQYGQAQYGQPQPGYSQQYGQFGYDQQAYRQMPGYQPQPQQPAYYPQPKSKLAAGLLGIFLGALGVHNFYLGYTGKAVAQLLLTLVGWVLFGLGPVVAWVWGLIESILILCSTYGSNWHRDAKGFELSD
- a CDS encoding 3-isopropylmalate dehydrogenase, whose protein sequence is MSETAKKYKIAVIPGDGIGKEVTPWAQKALEKAAEGVAEFEYEKFDLGAERYLRDGAILPEGEEERIKKTDAILLGAVGDPRIKAGILERGLLLKLRFDLDQYVNLRPSKLYKGVTSPLANPGDIDFVVVREGTEGLYCGAGGAVRRGTPNEVATEVSINTAYGVERVVRYAFQLAMKRRKHVTLVHKKNVLVNAGDMWQRIVDKVAEEYPEVSHDYLHIDATTIFMVSNPSRFDVILTDNLFGDIITDEAGAVVGGVGYSASGCINASNEYPSMFEPIHGSAPDIAGQNKANPTAAILSAAMLLEHLGFDDAAKRIHAAVEADIEELGSTTRSTDEVGRDILARM
- a CDS encoding S9 family peptidase; the encoded protein is MTESGNRDVPVAKQVPFEREHHGDTFVDPYEWMRDKQSTEVQEYVAAQNRLCENRNKPLASLRNTLFDELKSHVQETDMSVPTRMDGYWYFTRTQQGKQYAVQCRMPIAGPDDWDPPQVDAVGEPGSMPGEQIVFDANAESEGHDFFRIGGMDISKDGRWMLYGVDVEGDERYDYRIRNLETGEELPEMFTGISGACFTPDAQWVFYTVLDDAWRPCAVFRHRVGTSIDEDVEVFREHDERFWAGVGMSFDERSIVIGTGSKTTTEVLMLPVDTPEGEFKAFIPREDGVEYDVSFACFEGAGEHGSDIPIAVVYHNALNPNFEIDVIDMRKHEPPYRLGEGVCVASGSPYGCERGDDVEPGASAKPIGAPYTKPGNPAIMQGAHGLGIEGIAIHRNFVTMSYRAESLTHLAVMTKQAAAEDFLARRPWRFTELVPPALEGDWDVDESVDEVNEERAAVWQAVAGMEDDTAGPHAVRAAAGVIDDFQRAQGDGHAVHGASRRAMTSSDGATADAMPGETRRLYSIGAGGNPSYDAPRMRYSFSSYTRPGELHDIDPATGEDRLLKRATVLGDFDPRDYMERRVWITARDGERIPVSLVWRRDVPTCDSAMFITGYGAYEISSDPGFSVARISMLDRGVLYAVPHIRGGGEMGRAWYEQGRRLNKKHTFEDFVDAARALQNAGLANPARTVADGGSAGGLLMGAVANLAPECFAGIEADVPFVDALTSILDPSLPLTVTEWDEWGDPLHDAEVYRYMKSYTPYENAPSSADDPRTAHFPRIFITTSMNDTRVLYVEPLKWLARLQSAGIDAIAKIEVEAGHGGISGRYKQWQELAYENAWCLSVMGIMH
- a CDS encoding App1 family protein, which codes for MSMPDGTTDSQIDDMPTVPIPARHAVTTFDAASSRERIELKPPLVRAARRGITGAFGLWAHAATAVAKKLDWFPRVNPYVGYGTEEYSRLICRTVYAPERSEYGRATRGIRGMLTIPASHVQVRIRIDETPLETVQVGDRETYDRPGNSPDIDSEYAISDRSGYLDLLADHHLEPGIHKVSYRVNGRKPVTSHLYTIPSSAKVGVISDVDDTVMITQAPVPWKAAWNLLFLDPFKRSSVPGMSVLFNKIADLFPDAPFFYLSTSPWNVEGSIRHFIANHGFPEGPLLLRDLDPRPKSFVPSGPQHKLEFAEQLMSDFPDMKFILVGDDGQRDPTTYATIARRYPGRVLAIAIRQLTPRENSPFGMSTGLTATQPMPVTDVPVFVGTTGVNLMKTMLPYLATQLDL
- the gcvH gene encoding glycine cleavage system protein GcvH; protein product: MSEAQDMQPLNLDVPDHLEYTQDHVWVDTSGDLAVIGITEYAAEQLGELVYVDLPEPGTQIEAGDEVFELESSKAVEPLIAPVSGTIRYVNQAVSDDPSVVNGDPYGEGWLLKVELDDDEPDLLSAAEYLKAVR
- a CDS encoding L,D-transpeptidase — its product is MMSKNTEQLHLQDLADTTVINPVDANGARGLEGLGAFPPAGGDGFAGFTADGGDGGNMPLEAKKSHKGPIIVLVSIAVILVALIAVFFTMRWHYADRVAPGVSFGSVKVTGQTRGDLTATVNKAVKDSSIVVKGDNDRQISATLKDLGVSVDVKKTVDDLLAAKKSENLLQDIARVNPFSHESVKLAAKVNTYEMSRFLSDKLISDDERAVASSISYDANAQAFVVTEGRDGDTPDIQPVDAAVEQAIKNPGNSATVEITNKQIDMPITTEEAQKTADEANQRLTNKIVLTNGDAKQFELPVDEVAKWIKANGDPSKGQITLDYDAVAIKTYLAAVLPQQLNQELVPQEDIVDDNNKVILEAAVKGVNGLTVKNTDNTAAQVVSALNAGNGATLQVESDVKKFDIKQKKSEWRIVVDKSSQTATVYQNSQAVKTFPVCTGSNKHETDSGTFTIYLRYDVQDMRGLNDDHTTYFSPGVKWVSYFNGGEGFHTASWNNYGIAHGDPVNYGSHGCVNMYEADSKWIYDHCPQGTIVQVVGSQPSGAVR